ctctcattggcccttgctGGCGTAGGGGCCACACTTCTGGACTGAGAACGCATTCCCTTATTATATAGACAAGGAACTCTCCCATACGAGAGCTAGAAAATGGGAACTTTCTATTGCATTATTGCTCTAATTAAGGAAAaaatgttgggatttaagaatTGGGAAAAGGTTGGATATGCTAATGGTATACCCTAAGCTAACACCCtatgtctctatctctcttcctccctttgaggggtaagggagtcacatcaaaggaggaagagagatagacatataggATGCTAGCTTACCATCTACCGCTAGCATATACCCATCCTTCTCCCTTAAAAGTAATATCCCACCCTAGATATGCCTTCTTAAGgcttgatttggtatgattccTATTTCAAATGCTGGGGGTGATTTGTAtttcaaaaattgtttggtctGATTTTTGCACCTAATTTTAGTGGAATAAAAActaaatgaaatagaaattctgaaacagctcctcacTCTTGCattttaatgagcacatggttaatttaatgggcagtagtaatttcatgttaaaaataaaacagcaCCCTTCTTGTTCTcgtaatggtctcaccaccaccaccgctaccACCACCCTACCACTAccgccgccaccgccaccgccaccgccatcaccatcactatcccaccacaaccaccaccaccccccttccgaaagaaatatagagaacctattttcagaaattgaactaccaaatgaaattttttatactttaaaatatttcatattgatacaacagaaacaatttaatttttttgaccAAAGTCTAtttattgactatttcatgaaatcaatcggAAATTGAAATGGAAATCTTTCCAAATCTGGCCTAAAACTAACCCACAACCTGTTTTAAAGGAGGCCAAATATCTCCACACGTTAAGGCTGGAGGTGTGGTCCTTGTGGGCCCCATGACTGGTGTGCTGATACTTAAACCATGGATCATGGATTGAACCAGAATTTGATCTAAACCAGACCCAAcacaaattgaaccaaaccgatCTCACATTACTTCCAAATCAGGCATTCCAGATCAGTCAACAGAGCTCGTAAGTGCTCATTTTGCCTATACCATCTATGAAAAATTATTGACTGCTAATAATGCATTCTTTCTtcaaatgaatattttagtgAGCCATTAAGATCTTATTATTCCATTAATTTCActtacttttcttttcaaaCAGTTTCTTAATAGAACAACTGGTTTCACATATAGAGCACAATACATATAAATCTTCTTCCATGTCCTAAACAAACCATCTTTATATACATACAAGCAACTTGATAACTTTCACAACCAACACTACTTAAATAGCCATTACCTTACAATTTAAGTACACTACTAATCCAATCCCATTCAATTACAATAACTATCCCACTGATAACCTTTGTATGGAATAACAGCATTGTCTGGTCCTTGGTGGTTGATCATTTCTCCTTCAGTGGACCAAAAGAAACTTCCTGCACTACCTTGGCTCCCCTTCCCTTAGCCATGAATAGGCCAACATGATGCATTAGCTCCTGCATTGTCACAGGTGGGGATGAGAACAAAAAAGTTCATGCGAGTAAAAGTAACAAATGTTGCTGGATAAAGGAAAGATTATATCACTTCTCCTGGGTAAAATATTCAAGAAAATACAGTAATAATTGTATATACAAGAGGCTCATGCTCGATGATCAAATAGACTGATGCGCAACACACTTAAAGAATTAGCTAGAAGAGTAAATAATACAAGGACAGAAAGCAATAAATCCTTCTTTCAATTGAATTTTATAATCAAGTTTGAACGAAGCTAATGCAGCATTCTTATACTTTTCTACATGACATACTAACGGAAATAAATATGGGAGTTTTTGAAGAACTGTACACCAATAAGGACAGCAAAATCTTCAGAATTCTCAGGATGATGTTCCAGAGGTTTGAGTAATTGAGTGTTCAAAGAGTTCCAATGAAGGGCAATACACCATCTTTGCTTATAGGGAGAGCAAAGATGATGTATTTGAAAATCTAAATTACTTAGATAATAGTATAACTCAATCCCAATTGAATATGAACTGGCCCCCACccatcccctccccccctccccccctcccaccccccccaaaaaaaataaaaaaaaaatccctggCTCCAACCCTGTTTAGGATGGGAAGGCTAGCAACTGTTCTTTGTTTGGAACTTCGAAACTAGAGACAAAATGAGAAAGAACAACAAAGAATTATTCTAATTCGGTCTAAATACATCTCTAGATAAAACCTGTCAAGTCATACACCACACTTTTCCTGATCAAGGAGAACAAGCAGATCATAgtgaatccaaatccaaatgatTCAATAAATGAATTTATACTTCGTGGAAGATCATTAAATACATATTGTGGGATAGTCAACGGAGAGTACCTGTGGATAATCCATAACTTCTTTGCTGTTTTCTCCAACCTGAACTGGACAATTAAATGTTGCACAGGCATGAGAGTAAACCACCACATCCTTGAGAGGGGGAAGAAAACCATGATTTCTCGCAGATAATGTGGAAGCCACGAAATCAAAAACACAGATATCTGTGCATACCCCTACCACCAATATCTTTACAGTTCCAATATTAGTTAGCAACCACAAGACACTTCTCCGGTAACTTAATACAATGAAAACAGACAGAGTCTATCAAAGTTATTAAATTATCGTCCAATATTTGCATGTGAAACTCTTATTGAAAATGAAGTAATACTTACAACATTGATCTTATTGCTTCCCACCCAATCTATGAAGACATTTGAGCCATCTTTCTCCATTGAACCAATAAACCCATCCATGCAATCTTTGCGCCTAATTGTTACATTAGGTTCCTTTTCCAGCCATTGCAATGCTGGAAATCAGAGTAAGGACTAATATGAGAGAGTTCACAAATCATATGGTTATACTTCAGGTATATCGATTCTTCCCCCTCATTTTAGAAGAAGGAAACCATACGTGAAGGAGAGCAAAGAAAGAGTTGTACCTGGAACCAGATTTGATTCTTCTGATCCAATTAAACAGTGAGAAGGGTAGGGAAGCTCAGGTTTATCTGGATGATGTGAATCAAGAAAAGCCATAACAGGCCATTTCTTCTCACAGAACACTCTGACAAGCTTCACAGCCTCCTCCAGCATTCCAGATATTTGTTTATTGGGCTCTTTTGGAGCCTGTCAAAAAACATGGTCCAAAAACAAAGTCTAAGAAATTGTTATCAGAACCAAAAAACTTGGCTGATTGGGTCTCTTAGAAACTGTTTTctacttattttattattattttttcctttttctgtttgaTTACATTAATCCCATTTCAAAGCAGTTGAAGAAAACTTTCTGACTtctagcccaaaaaaaaaaaaaaaaaaccagatttTCAAAGAAAGCAAATGTTAACAACAATATGAATTTTGCAGCTTAGACTAGACATGTTTTTGCAGCCTGTAATGCCCCCATTCTAGATTTAAACTATGGTGTACTGAATCAAGTTTGCACAGTCAATCTCTTTCTGGGTCGTCCAGGTATAGCAGGTCAGGGCAAGAGGCAAGCGTATTCCCTAGTCCTTACTAGTTGTTAATCTAGTTGATCCCATATAGTGGagatgaagatggaagaagCACTGAAAGAAGGACTTGACATAAGGAAAAAAAAGCATACAATTCAAGTAAATCTGAAGCCAAATAACAAGaatcagaaagaaaagaaaagtaccaaaacccaacaaagcatcatcatcataacCAGTAAGACCCAGAGGACCcataaaaatcaatcaaaatcaaagcACAAAAATTaaacagaaccagaaccagaaccttCTCAGTAAAACCAAATAGGCTAATAGGGTAATCCatgaaagaaacataaaaagCAAACAGAAGTATGCTCACCAGATCCCCAGCTCCCACAGTACAGAAGCCATTGATGACATCAACAAGAACGAGACCAGTGACAACATCCTCAGACAAAACTAAAGATTCTTGCTTAAGGGGGAGCTCGTTCTTCAACAGATCAAGCGTCTGCAACCCCATCTCTGAAAACCCAATTCGGTCTTACACTCACAGTCAGTCACAGAAAGATGAGTGTAGACTGTAGATGGAGAGACGGTACGAATTTACAATTCTCCACTTTCTTATCTATCGTGTCATCAGTGTAGTCGTAAAGGACAAAATCAAATTGGATAATTTATATCAATTCGCTCTCCATGTGTTTGAATTTGTTAGCACTTTTTGGACAGATACGTATCCACTTTATTGATTAGTCAATATGGTCGACTATAAACTGAACCGGTTGAACCGTCACTATATAAGCCTTACCAAAAAATATCTGGTATTTGTAATTCAATTGAAAGCTTTGGAGGACATTATATTGTCGAAGTTATCTTTGAATGATGCCCTAAATTTTAACCTACAATCATTACATCTGTCAATTATGATCAAGATAATAATAGTTCAATTGGTCAGTTTGAGCTGGTTTCAATTCGGGCTGAACCAGTTTTGATGTGGTAATGGTGAATCCGAAGGCAAACCAATAAAGGAAGCTCTGGTTTTGATTTGGTTCGATTTGTTGTCGggttagttttggttttgatttgatttgggtTCGTTTTGTCATATATATACACAGACAAAAAtatggggggaaaaaaaatactttttttaatgaattttcgGGTTGGTATTGGTATATCGGTTAGGTTTGGGTTTTGATCCcatttttttggccatttttGGTTTACATCGGCTTCGCTTCGGTTTGGTTTTAGATGTGTAACAGTCAATATAATCCAATAAGATTCGGGCTGGTTTCACCGGTCAGGCTAGTGTTTAACACCCCTTCATGGTAAAGCCATAACTTGGACCGGGTACAGAATCGGTCTCCATCTATTCCCATTCGATTATGAATGTAATCATTTcggaatcaatcaagaattggCCGGATTTGATCACAATTCACAATCGTCTGCACTTGCCATTACTTGGTCTAAATTTCGGATTTAATTGGAATTTGCTCCAGTTTAATCTGAGTTGACTTGCCTGAGTCAACCGATtccaattaaaattttaaaaccatagTTATGGTTTAAAAATGTTTAGAGGTGAGCAGTCCACATGGTGCCCTTTCTTTTCAACTAttagaaaattttaatattCATTGTCTACTTATTTGATTCTCCAATTATTTGGTGGTTAAATAATACACATGAAAAATCTATTACATGGTAAACCATGTGATTGAGATGTCCATGAAATTGACATGAAGGAAATCCAAGGGTTACTTATACATTAGGGGTGTCATTCGGTCGGTtcggttaattttttttttggtttccatATGATTTGAAGGGAAATCAAAATCCAACCAATAAGCAATTTTTGGTTTCGTTTCGATTTCGGTGCAGTTTGGTTTCATGTCATTTTCGGGTTATGATAATGGGTTGATAGCGGTTTGGATTTGGTTCGGTATCGGGTTTTTTTAAATGGATTGGGTTCGATTTgttcctatttttttctttatctctttttaattacataaaatatttcatttagtcccacacttaaaaaggagatcaatggaagaagcattgttacaaatcaatttccctattttcataacctcatactcattgatttgtaataattccccttacaaccataaatttgctcactagtattgaaatcaattatattcattgatttttttatcggtttcatttggttcgatttttgGTTTATTATCGGGCGGTCCAATGCGATCCAATTTTCAACCAGTCCCATCATACCCCAGTCTCCAATAAGAATCGGTTCGATTTggtctgattttttttgtttttcccgaTCTATTTCGATCGCTTTTAATGGTTCAGGCTAGGTTTTGACTCCCTTAGTTGCTCTATCTCACAATTGAATTAACCAATTAGATCCTGATCGTCTATTGCACAGTTGTCCCGATTACCCTGCTGCGTAAATAGACACAGCAAGGCACAAAATGATCGTCTTACCCCACTCCAGCAGTTGAGGTCTCCACGCACAGTAAGAGACCCCAAAAAATGATGGGGTGGTGTATACCATTATATTTATGGTAAGCGATGCATAAAATATTTTCTCCTATACATAGAGAAGATGTTAAAATCTGTCTTCATGAATCTAGCTGTTTTAGAgtatatcaaaaaataaaataaaaaaaaatctagctGTTTTGTCATTATAACCATATGAGCTTACACCCTTCTCTCTCTGTCGTGGTCCTCCAGATCGTTATAGATTTCGTTTGATTTTTGGTTCTTGAGATGCCACCACCATGGAATGTCGTTGATCAAATGTAATGGGATCCGAAGGCATGTATACATGACTTATGAAGGGTGTGTGGGAGTGGAAGGTAAATTTGACTGTCAGTGTCTGTGTGTATATTGACTGTTTTACAGTTTACAATACAACAGAGGAGGTGGGGGAAGGTGGGGATTAGATTAGACAGGAAGACAGAAAAACAGGGTATCTtcatcataatcataatatttgaaaaaagagGAGCAAATTCAATGATTTGTTGGAGCATAAATAAGGCAAAGCAAGGAATTCACAGGGCTTTGTCCATCATCTCTCTCAACCCCTTGAGAGTCTAATAAGAGGGGTTGGGTTGAGACGTTGGGTATATCGATTTCTGGCTTCTATATCTTTCCAATTCGATTTTTGGGTATTTCTTGGTTATTTTCATAGTACCCAGATTGGTATTTATTTATCTATCTCTGCCGTCTCTCGCTTTTTTTCTTCTGATAGGAAGAGAAGACGAAGAGTCGGCATAGACGATAGACgactttgttttgtttctgcTCTTTTTTAAGTACAGCATATGATGGGTGATAGAATCCCATCTGGAAGTTACTTCCAATACTCCCCTTCTGGAGTCCATGCTTCTCCTCACAGGCCTTCTTCTGCTTATTTAGATCGAGAGAGGTCAGTTTAATTacctttcttttcctctctcttttgtattattttgatgggttttcgtTAGTGACTGATGTAATTGCTTCAATGCTGCTTTTGATTTCGATTAGGTTTTAGGATCTGGGTCATGGGTTTATGAGGGTTTTTCAGTGATTGATATACTTGGGTCTTGATTTACttcatttatttttccctttttccctttcGTTGAAGAACTATAATTCGATCTTATCTATTCCAGTGAATACTGAGCTTctgcccccctcccccaccaaagaaaataaaaatctcagCTGTGGGTTTTTTGGAACTAGTCTTAATCACTGCAATTTCCTACTATCAATTGCAATGTTGTTTTTACTATTGCTGTTAGTTTGATATTCTTGTTATTATATACACCATTGCTAGGGCAGATGGTAGCGCTTGCTGCTGTTGCTTCTACTACAACTATTAGTATAATCATTGTATTATACTGGCGCCAGAATTTTCTAGCATAATTGAGCTGTCTGTTGATTCAGATCACTGCCCTTTGTGAAAAATCAAGGCCTAATATTTGGAAGTGTCTGGCATTCCCAATGCATggtctatttatttattcttttatttcttgaatGATGGTCTTCTTGATTTGATTTGCAGTATGACAGTGTCCTCTATGCACAAAACACACGCATACACTCACTGATTATgtctctctcagtctctctctcgCACTCTCCTTTTAGTATCTTTCACTCTTGTTACTATTTCTTTCTGCTTGTCTATCTCTTTCACTCGCACTGTTGTTAGAAATACTTCATTTGGGGACCACTATAAACTTTTTAAATTAAATAGGAActtttttggttgttttaaTGTGGATCA
The sequence above is a segment of the Telopea speciosissima isolate NSW1024214 ecotype Mountain lineage chromosome 7, Tspe_v1, whole genome shotgun sequence genome. Coding sequences within it:
- the LOC122668933 gene encoding nicotinamidase 1-like, with the translated sequence MGLQTLDLLKNELPLKQESLVLSEDVVTGLVLVDVINGFCTVGAGDLAPKEPNKQISGMLEEAVKLVRVFCEKKWPVMAFLDSHHPDKPELPYPSHCLIGSEESNLVPALQWLEKEPNVTIRRKDCMDGFIGSMEKDGSNVFIDWVGSNKINVILVVGVCTDICVFDFVASTLSARNHGFLPPLKDVVVYSHACATFNCPVQVGENSKEVMDYPQELMHHVGLFMAKGRGAKVVQEVSFGPLKEK